The Sphaerospermopsis torques-reginae ITEP-024 genome has a window encoding:
- the murQ gene encoding N-acetylmuramic acid 6-phosphate etherase, with amino-acid sequence MTNLQERGHLLTEQVNPNSLNLDQLNSLELVELFNTEDQKAVAAVAGAKVELAAAIEKTAERLHQGGRLFYIGAGTSGRLGVLDAAECPPTFCTPPELVQGIIAGGAGALLRSSEGLEDLAEDGESAIAQHKINQLDVVVGITAGGTTPYVQGALKAARQRGALTVFMACVPAEQVPFDADIDIRLLTGPEILAGSTRLKAGTATKLALNILSTSVMVKLGKVYGNRMVDVAVTNQKLRDRALRILQDLTGLSREAAGFLLERSGKWVKLALLMHWTGLDKTAGEELLAVHKGNLRVAVDSYKQEC; translated from the coding sequence ATGACAAATTTACAAGAACGCGGACATCTACTCACAGAACAAGTAAATCCTAATAGTCTAAATTTAGACCAATTAAATTCTTTAGAATTGGTAGAATTATTTAATACTGAAGACCAAAAAGCTGTAGCTGCTGTTGCTGGGGCTAAGGTTGAGTTAGCCGCAGCTATTGAAAAGACAGCAGAACGTTTACATCAAGGTGGACGTTTATTTTACATCGGTGCGGGAACGAGTGGACGGTTAGGGGTGTTAGATGCGGCTGAATGTCCACCTACTTTTTGTACTCCCCCAGAGTTGGTACAGGGTATTATTGCTGGTGGTGCGGGGGCGTTGTTACGCAGTTCTGAGGGTTTAGAAGATTTAGCGGAAGACGGGGAAAGTGCGATCGCCCAACATAAAATTAATCAACTGGATGTAGTCGTCGGTATCACTGCTGGGGGAACTACTCCTTATGTTCAAGGTGCATTAAAAGCAGCACGTCAAAGGGGAGCTTTAACGGTTTTTATGGCCTGTGTTCCCGCCGAACAAGTTCCTTTTGATGCAGATATTGATATTCGTTTGTTAACAGGTCCAGAAATTTTAGCCGGTTCGACTCGTTTGAAAGCTGGGACTGCAACTAAACTGGCCTTAAATATCCTTTCTACCAGCGTGATGGTGAAATTAGGGAAAGTTTACGGTAATAGAATGGTGGATGTTGCGGTAACAAATCAAAAATTACGCGATCGCGCTTTAAGAATTTTACAAGATTTAACAGGTTTAAGTCGAGAAGCCGCAGGTTTCTTATTAGAACGCAGTGGAAAATGGGTGAAGTTGGCTTTATTAATGCATTGGACAGGTTTAGATAAAACCGCAGGTGAGGAACTTTTAGCAGTGCATAAAGGTAATTTGCGTGTTGCTGTTGATAGTTATAAACAGGAGTGCTAG
- a CDS encoding acyl-CoA dehydrogenase family protein: MISNLTLNKQTLVERISQLARDKFASRAACYDRTATFPTENFEDIFNAGLYAPAVPTEHGGLGLGHQTDIFTLWMMTKELAKVDLSLARCWEGHANAQVIIAGMANESQKKRWFEGIVQRGEKWAAWSGEPQSQIPGQKVSLGTTIQVVDDGYILDGTKVFATSAPATQWAVLLVNSTGTGGSRHSNSSPTSVLMLACDLSDPSVSFDDSWWQPIGMRGTVSYLVRFNQTFIPKKNLIGYPGQYVIEEWQTRFTPQYGAAFLGAAEGAYDYALAYIKKQKKGHDPYVQHRIAKAAINIDTMHFWLRQVATLWETGQELEAKQAGNRARYITEALAVETVNDCIHACGARSLIQPSPLERIFRDLSFYVLHDNSDHVLSSIGQEILGQSFDRAYFNTHPTRQENLTE, from the coding sequence ATGATTTCCAATTTAACTCTCAATAAGCAAACCCTGGTTGAGCGCATTAGCCAACTTGCCCGCGATAAATTTGCTTCTCGCGCCGCTTGTTACGATCGCACTGCCACCTTCCCAACAGAAAATTTTGAAGACATTTTTAATGCAGGTCTTTATGCACCTGCTGTACCAACTGAGCATGGTGGTTTAGGGTTAGGACATCAGACCGATATCTTTACCCTGTGGATGATGACCAAAGAACTGGCCAAAGTGGATCTATCCCTAGCCCGTTGCTGGGAAGGACACGCCAATGCCCAGGTAATAATTGCCGGTATGGCGAATGAGTCTCAGAAAAAGCGTTGGTTTGAGGGCATTGTCCAACGCGGTGAAAAATGGGCAGCTTGGAGTGGAGAACCCCAGTCACAGATCCCAGGTCAAAAAGTCAGCCTCGGTACAACCATTCAAGTGGTAGATGATGGCTACATCCTTGATGGGACAAAGGTATTCGCCACCAGCGCCCCAGCAACACAGTGGGCAGTTCTCCTGGTGAACTCAACAGGGACTGGAGGATCGCGTCATAGCAATAGTTCGCCGACCTCAGTCCTGATGTTAGCCTGTGATTTATCTGATCCCAGTGTCAGCTTTGATGATAGTTGGTGGCAGCCCATTGGGATGAGAGGTACAGTTAGTTATTTAGTGCGTTTTAATCAGACTTTCATCCCTAAAAAAAACCTAATTGGCTATCCAGGACAGTACGTGATTGAGGAGTGGCAGACGCGGTTTACGCCTCAGTATGGTGCGGCTTTTTTAGGTGCTGCTGAGGGAGCTTATGACTATGCTTTAGCATACATCAAAAAGCAGAAAAAAGGACACGATCCCTACGTACAACACCGGATTGCTAAGGCAGCAATTAATATTGATACTATGCATTTCTGGTTGCGGCAAGTAGCCACCCTCTGGGAAACAGGCCAGGAGTTAGAGGCTAAACAAGCAGGCAATCGCGCCCGTTACATTACTGAGGCGCTGGCAGTGGAAACGGTGAACGATTGCATACACGCTTGTGGCGCTCGCTCCCTGATTCAACCGAGTCCTCTAGAGCGAATATTCCGAGACTTGTCCTTTTACGTCCTGCACGATAATAGCGATCACGTTTTGTCATCCATTGGTCAGGAGATTCTAGGACAGTCCTTTGATCGTGCCTATTTTAACACCCACCCAACTCGCCAAGAAAACTTGACGGAGTGA